A DNA window from Vigna angularis cultivar LongXiaoDou No.4 chromosome 1, ASM1680809v1, whole genome shotgun sequence contains the following coding sequences:
- the LOC108319086 gene encoding uncharacterized protein LOC108319086 isoform X1: MVYERIQKPQGGGGFSPGKLRNMLLGVEKKRKGEEELDSTFTTRSQNSDMDESGGSSSDHCKDVDVVSVLPEYSTSALVRTSSIEAVGDDRFLKANAAVTSRNRILEDPSSDYDSGHENMSISSSVFEFQKAERSTQRVPVRPFSKPAPSKWDDAQKWIASPTSNRPKTVQAQGQGGHVGPRQVGSLGSRQPSMKVVVEVPDQREIALDEPDTKQIDTNQTKMESGGQKFVSWEADPYAIASSCVSLSQHNSSLTIQNATTFVPPPSTARSVSMRDMGTEMTPIASQEPSRTGTPVRATTPMRSPNSSRPSTPPRSSPASTLTDLHGDNLNLNKNELSEKELQMKTRREIMVLGTQLGKMNIAAWASKEEEDKDASTSLKTKPEPPKSVVEARAAAWEEAEKAKYMARFRREEMKIQAWENHQKAKTEAKMKKIEVEVERIRSKAHDKLMNNLASARHKAEEKRAAAEANRNHQAAKTEEQAEYIRRTGHVPSSYLSFSCCNWCS; encoded by the exons ATGGTTTACGAAAGGATCCAAAAGCCTCAG GGTGGTGGGGGATTTTCACCTGGAAAATTGAGGAACATGCTACTGGGCGTGGAGAAGAAGCGGAAAGGAGAGGAAGAGCTTGATTCTACTTTCACCACGAGATCTCAGAATTCGGACATGGATGAATCTG GTGGTAGCAGTTCTGATCATTGTAAAGATGTAGATGTTGTGAGTGTCCTTCCTGAATATTCAACTTCTGCATTAGTTCGCACCAGTAGCATAGAGGCAGTTGGTGATGATCGTTTTCTGAAGGCTAATGCTGCAGTGACTTCAAGGAATAGAATCTTAGAAGACCCTTCTTCAGATTATGATAGTGGGCATGAAAATATGAGCATCTCATCATCAGTGTTTGAATTTCAGAAGGCCGAGCGGTCTACACAGAGAGTGCCAGTGAGACCATTCTCAAAACCAGCACCATCTAAATGGGATGATGCTCAGAAGTGGATAGCAAGTCCAACATCAAACAGGCCAAAGACAGTGCAGGCTCAAGGGCAAGGTGGGCATGTAGGTCCACGTCAGGTTGGTAGTCTTGGTAGCCGGCAACCTTCAATGAAGGTCGTTGTTGAAGTTCCAGATCAAAGAGAAATTGCTTTAGATGAACCGGATACCAAGCAAATTGATACAAATCAAACTAAGATGGAAAGTGGAGGACAGAAATTTGTGAGTTGGGAGGCTGATCCCTATGCAATTGCAAGTTCTTGTG TTAGCCTTAGCCAGCACAATTCGTCTCTTACCATCCAGAATGCAACAACATTTGTTCCTCCCCCTTCAACTGCTCGGTCTGTATCAATGAGAGATATGGGAACCGAAATGACCCCTATTGCTAGCCAGGAGCCTTCAAGAACAGGTACCCCTGTGAGGGCGACAACACCAATGCGCAGTCCTAACTCTTCTCGGCCTTCTACTCCCCCTAGATCATCCCCTGCATCTACTTTAACTGATCTGCATGGTGACAATCTGAATCTCAACAAGAATGAATTGTCCGAAAAAGAGCTACAAATGAAAACCAGGCGTGAAATAATGGTCCTTGGGACACAACTTGGTAAAATGAATATTGCTGCCTGGGCCAGCAAAGAAGAGGAGGATAAGGATGCATCCACTTCCCTCAAAACAAAACCAGAACCGCCTAAGAGTGTTGTTGAAGCACGTGCAGCAGCATGGGAGGAAGCTGAGAAGGCCAAGTATATGGCCAG GTTTAGGCGTGAGGAGATGAAAATTCAAGCATGGGAAAATCATCAGAAAGCAAAAACAGAAGccaagatgaaaaaaattgag GTAGAAGTTGAGAGAATACGTAGCAAGGCACATGATAAGCTAATGAATAATTTAGCTTCTGCAAGGCATAAAGCTGAGGAAAAACGAGCAGCAGCAGAAGCCAATAGAAATCATCAAGCTGCAAAAACTGAAGAGCAAGCAGAATATATACGAAGAACTGGTCATGTCCCTTCCTcatatttatcattttcttgCTGCAATTGGTGCTCTTAA
- the LOC108319086 gene encoding uncharacterized protein LOC108319086 isoform X2 → MVYERIQKPQGGGGFSPGKLRNMLLGVEKKRKGEEELDSTFTTRSQNSDMDESGGSSSDHCKDVDVVSVLPEYSTSALVRTSSIEAVGDDRFLKANAAVTSRNRILEDPSSDYDSGHENMSISSSVFEFQKAERSTQRVPVRPFSKPAPSKWDDAQKWIASPTSNRPKTVQAQGQGGHVGPRQVGSLGSRQPSMKVVVEVPDQREIALDEPDTKQIDTNQTKMESGGQKFVSWEADPYAIASSCVSLSQHNSSLTIQNATTFVPPPSTARSVSMRDMGTEMTPIASQEPSRTGTPVRATTPMRSPNSSRPSTPPRSSPASTLTDLHGDNLNLNKNELSEKELQMKTRREIMVLGTQLGKMNIAAWASKEEEDKDASTSLKTKPEPPKSVVEARAAAWEEAEKAKYMARNMVLITQV, encoded by the exons ATGGTTTACGAAAGGATCCAAAAGCCTCAG GGTGGTGGGGGATTTTCACCTGGAAAATTGAGGAACATGCTACTGGGCGTGGAGAAGAAGCGGAAAGGAGAGGAAGAGCTTGATTCTACTTTCACCACGAGATCTCAGAATTCGGACATGGATGAATCTG GTGGTAGCAGTTCTGATCATTGTAAAGATGTAGATGTTGTGAGTGTCCTTCCTGAATATTCAACTTCTGCATTAGTTCGCACCAGTAGCATAGAGGCAGTTGGTGATGATCGTTTTCTGAAGGCTAATGCTGCAGTGACTTCAAGGAATAGAATCTTAGAAGACCCTTCTTCAGATTATGATAGTGGGCATGAAAATATGAGCATCTCATCATCAGTGTTTGAATTTCAGAAGGCCGAGCGGTCTACACAGAGAGTGCCAGTGAGACCATTCTCAAAACCAGCACCATCTAAATGGGATGATGCTCAGAAGTGGATAGCAAGTCCAACATCAAACAGGCCAAAGACAGTGCAGGCTCAAGGGCAAGGTGGGCATGTAGGTCCACGTCAGGTTGGTAGTCTTGGTAGCCGGCAACCTTCAATGAAGGTCGTTGTTGAAGTTCCAGATCAAAGAGAAATTGCTTTAGATGAACCGGATACCAAGCAAATTGATACAAATCAAACTAAGATGGAAAGTGGAGGACAGAAATTTGTGAGTTGGGAGGCTGATCCCTATGCAATTGCAAGTTCTTGTG TTAGCCTTAGCCAGCACAATTCGTCTCTTACCATCCAGAATGCAACAACATTTGTTCCTCCCCCTTCAACTGCTCGGTCTGTATCAATGAGAGATATGGGAACCGAAATGACCCCTATTGCTAGCCAGGAGCCTTCAAGAACAGGTACCCCTGTGAGGGCGACAACACCAATGCGCAGTCCTAACTCTTCTCGGCCTTCTACTCCCCCTAGATCATCCCCTGCATCTACTTTAACTGATCTGCATGGTGACAATCTGAATCTCAACAAGAATGAATTGTCCGAAAAAGAGCTACAAATGAAAACCAGGCGTGAAATAATGGTCCTTGGGACACAACTTGGTAAAATGAATATTGCTGCCTGGGCCAGCAAAGAAGAGGAGGATAAGGATGCATCCACTTCCCTCAAAACAAAACCAGAACCGCCTAAGAGTGTTGTTGAAGCACGTGCAGCAGCATGGGAGGAAGCTGAGAAGGCCAAGTATATGGCCAG GAATATGGTGTTAATTACACAGGTTTAG